The Tissierellales bacterium genome includes the window CTATTATTACACCTATTATTGTACCTAATATAGCCGATAAAGTTTTTTTACTAGGCTTGTCTATTAATAATAATGTAACTATAGTCGTTATAGCTACGGTAATTATGGTTAAAGGTATAGGCTGGTGGCCTTTAAATAACATTGGAATCATAAAAAATATAATCATTATTCCAGTAAATATTAAAGAAAGAACTGCTTTTACTCCTTTCCATCCAGAGAGAAGTATTAATAAAATGAAAAATCCTCCTATAAGAATATATACCACTTGTTCTTTTTGGTGGTTGTAGACAGATATACTTTTAATGTCATTGTTTTCTTCTTCAATATTTACTATTATTTTATCGTCAATTTCTGTATGTATATTGTATAATCTATTTATTGGATTTTTTATATTGAAAGTTTCCCCTGTATATTTGCCTGTTACTATTTCAATTTCTATTTGTTGGTAGCCAAGATATAAGTCTTCAATAATATTATCTTCTTCCATCTTTTCTTCATTTATATTTTTCACTATAGCTTTTTCAAATTTATAATGGGATTTTTCTTGGTTTAGCATATTAGATTTAGAAATAACTATAATTGAAAATATAATGACTATAACAATTAATACTTTTTGAAAATTTTTCTTCATAGGTAAATCACTCCTTCAATTAAACTGATTAATGATAGGGCTGTACTTCTATTGTACATTTTATGGATAGGATTGTAAACGTAAATGGATAGTTAGATATAATACCATTAGGATAGAAACATACGGGGGAAGGGTATTTTGACATGAATAAAAACTTGAAGGGATTTGATGGAGTGTAATTATGAAGTAGCAAAGATAGAGGATGAGTTCCTA containing:
- a CDS encoding YibE/F family protein; the protein is MKKNFQKVLIVIVIIFSIIVISKSNMLNQEKSHYKFEKAIVKNINEEKMEEDNIIEDLYLGYQQIEIEIVTGKYTGETFNIKNPINRLYNIHTEIDDKIIVNIEEENNDIKSISVYNHQKEQVVYILIGGFFILLILLSGWKGVKAVLSLIFTGIMIIFFMIPMLFKGHQPIPLTIITVAITTIVTLLLIDKPSKKTLSAILGTIIGVIIAGIISYVSSNIANISGLTSNEAEGLIYIAEHRNVQISGLTFSAILIASLGAIMDVAMSIASSVFEIDKNNPKIISKELFKSGMNIGKDIMGTMSNTLILAFAGSSLNIILFMAAYEMPYRQVVNLDFLVSEVIQGISGSIGIILTVPITAFISSYLAKK